In one Juglans regia cultivar Chandler chromosome 11, Walnut 2.0, whole genome shotgun sequence genomic region, the following are encoded:
- the LOC108987677 gene encoding uncharacterized protein LOC108987677 isoform X3 yields MTCASTLILNSIATSSTTRLRQHLPTRNTLSPHFSHFLPFHSSSARATNIFRNSGLPLIKRRRLLPIASSLQLPLLPFNINEVLVPTERKTLHLYEARYLSLLDEVERLDVGALVTIRGIGRTKILNFVKADPYLLGVVIPMQDQIPESSSKVSSKVLEVREAIYNLNSLEIKLKQTPNEASLQTHITNSLLWAEKEPSFECDEDFIPSLAERVSFAALQPITGSTEAELLKLQRLKLEAMDLKDTYQRLEDSLEIVKENISMVAAKLAIQSLEIQ; encoded by the exons ATGACTTGTGCGAGTACTCTTATCCTCAACTCTATTGCTACCAGTAGTACAACTCGACTTCGACAACACCTCCCTACCCGAAACACGCTCAGCCCCCACTTCTCTCATTTCCTTCCTTTCCATTCTTCTTCTGCCAGAGCCACCAACATTTTTCGGAATTCCGGACTTCCTCTTATCAAACGACGCCGTCTGCTCCCTATTGCCAGCTCTCTTCAGCTTCCGCTTCTTCCCTTTAACATCAACGAG GTTCTTGTTCCAACCGAGCGTAAGACGCTACATTTATATGAAGCAAGATATTTATCCCTGCTGGATGAG GTTGAACGCTTAGATGTTGGAGCATTGGTCACTATAAGGGGCATTGGTCGAACCAAGATTCTGAATTTTGTTAAG GCAGATCCTTACTTATTAGGTGTAGTCATACCAATGCAGGATCAGATTCCTGAAAGTTCAAGTAAAGTGAGCTCCAAAGTTCTGGAAGTAAGGGAAGCTATCTACAATTTGAATAGTTTGGAGATCAAACTGAAG CAGACCCCAAATGAAGCATCGTTGCAGACTCACATTACAAACTCTTTGTTGTGGGCTGAAAAGGAGCCATCCTTCGAGTGTGATGAAGATTTCATTCCGTCCCTGGCAGAGCGTGTATCCTTTGCAGCACTCCAGCCTATTACAG GATCAACTGAAGCAGAACTGCTGAAGTTACAACGACTGAAGCTAGAGGCCATGGATCTTAAAGACACGTATCAAAGGCTAGAAGATTCCCTAGAAATAGTTAAAGAGAATATTTCCATGGTTGCAGCCAAGCTCGCTATACAATCATTGGAGATACAATAG
- the LOC108987656 gene encoding thymidylate kinase isoform X6: MIRNFGGSALGKLLKSQLNFPCKCPIRQIRMAAHNSILSESNSESRGALIVLEGLDRSGKTSQSSSLLKYLEGLGHSAELWRFPDRSTDVGQMISSYLTNKSQLDDHTVHILFSANRWEKRSLMETKLKSGTTLIVDRYSFSGVAFSSAKGLGIEWCKAPEVGLLAPDLVLYLDIQPEKAAERAGYGGERYEQLEFQRKVAQCYEVLCDASWKIIDACQPMEDIEKQLQEIVLDCVTICQKGKPLSNLWSS; this comes from the exons atgattcg GAATTTCGGAGGATCAGCACTAGGGAAGTTACTGAAATCTCAATTGAACTTTCCTTGCAAGTGTCCAATTAGGCAGATTCGAATGGCTGCTCACAATTCTATCCTAAGTGAAAGCAACAGTGAGTCGAGAGGTGCCTTGATTGTTCTAGAAGGCTTGGATCGTAGTGGGAAGACATCACAGTCTAGTAGCCTACTCAAATACTTGGAAGGACTGGGACATTCAGCTGAATTATGGCGGTTTCCTGACAGAAGTACAGATGTTGGGCAAATGATATCATCATATCTTACCAACAAATCACAATTGGATGATCATACAGTCCATATACTCTTTAGTGCAAATCGTTGGGAGAAAAG ATCATTGATGGAAACTAAACTGAAATCTGGAACCACCCTCATTGTTGACCGTTATTCTTTTTCTGGGGTGGCTTTCTCGTCTGCCAAGGGACTTGGCATTGAATGGTGTAAG GCACCGGAGGTTGGGTTGCTGGCTCCAGATCTGGTGCTGTACCTTGACATACAGCCAGAG AAAGCTGCAGAGAGAGCAGGATATGGAGGTGAGAGATATGAACAGCTTGAGTTTCAGAGGAAAGTTGCCCAATGCTATGAGGTCCTTTGTGATGCTTCCTGGAAG ATAATCGATGCCTGCCAACCAATGGAAGACATCGAGAAACAGCTCCAAGAGATTGTGTTGGATTGTGTCACGATATGCCAGAAAGGCAAGCCCCTTTCGAACCTCTGGTCAAGTTAA
- the LOC108987656 gene encoding thymidylate kinase isoform X3, which yields MTHVCYLTLSGASNFGGSALGKLLKSQLNFPCKCPIRQIRMAAHNSILSESNSESRGALIVLEGLDRSGKTSQSSSLLKYLEGLGHSAELWRFPDRSTDVGQMISSYLTNKSQLDDHTVHILFSANRWEKRSLMETKLKSGTTLIVDRYSFSGVAFSSAKGLGIEWCKAPEVGLLAPDLVLYLDIQPEKAAERAGYGGERYEQLEFQRKVAQCYEVLCDASWKIIDACQPMEDIEKQLQEIVLDCVTICQKGKPLSNLWSS from the exons ATGACCCATGTCTGTTATCTCACACTCTCCGGGGCCTC GAATTTCGGAGGATCAGCACTAGGGAAGTTACTGAAATCTCAATTGAACTTTCCTTGCAAGTGTCCAATTAGGCAGATTCGAATGGCTGCTCACAATTCTATCCTAAGTGAAAGCAACAGTGAGTCGAGAGGTGCCTTGATTGTTCTAGAAGGCTTGGATCGTAGTGGGAAGACATCACAGTCTAGTAGCCTACTCAAATACTTGGAAGGACTGGGACATTCAGCTGAATTATGGCGGTTTCCTGACAGAAGTACAGATGTTGGGCAAATGATATCATCATATCTTACCAACAAATCACAATTGGATGATCATACAGTCCATATACTCTTTAGTGCAAATCGTTGGGAGAAAAG ATCATTGATGGAAACTAAACTGAAATCTGGAACCACCCTCATTGTTGACCGTTATTCTTTTTCTGGGGTGGCTTTCTCGTCTGCCAAGGGACTTGGCATTGAATGGTGTAAG GCACCGGAGGTTGGGTTGCTGGCTCCAGATCTGGTGCTGTACCTTGACATACAGCCAGAG AAAGCTGCAGAGAGAGCAGGATATGGAGGTGAGAGATATGAACAGCTTGAGTTTCAGAGGAAAGTTGCCCAATGCTATGAGGTCCTTTGTGATGCTTCCTGGAAG ATAATCGATGCCTGCCAACCAATGGAAGACATCGAGAAACAGCTCCAAGAGATTGTGTTGGATTGTGTCACGATATGCCAGAAAGGCAAGCCCCTTTCGAACCTCTGGTCAAGTTAA
- the LOC108987673 gene encoding E3 ubiquitin-protein ligase RNF170 isoform X4, giving the protein MDGPPANDFYSVCHSSFNIPCQANCSHWFCGNCIMLVWHHGSALQPCRCPLCRRQITLLIPGEASLRQRHDPEAAEILEKVETYNRLFGGGTNGLVQRMRDLPFLLRRLLQELLDPRRSLPLVIRARVYIAMFLSAVYIVSPVDIIPEGILGIVGLLDDLLIVLICFLHVAAIYRSVLYFRHGGS; this is encoded by the exons ATGGACGGTCCTCCGGCGAACGATTTCTATTCGGTGTGCCATAGCAGCTTCAACATCCCATGTCAAGCCAACTGCTCCCACTGGTTCTGCG GCAATTGCATTATGCTTGTTTGGCATCATGGATCAGCACTCCAGCCGTGTAGATGTCCTCTGTGTCGCCGTCAAATTACCTTGTTGATTCCTGGAGAAGCTTCATTAAGGCAGCGACATGACCCTGAGGCTGCTGAGATTCTAGAAAAGGTTGAAACATACAATCGGCTTTTTGGTGGGGGTACCAATGGTCTTGTTCAG AGAATGCGGGATCTTCCGTTTCTCCTCCGAAGGTTATTACAAGAACTGCTTGATCCTCGGAGATCCCTTCCTCTTGTTATCAGAGCCCGTGTCTACATAGCA ATGTTTCTAAGTGCTGTCTATATAGTCAGCCCCGTTGACATCATTCCAGAAG GAATATTGGGAATAGTTGGCCTCTTGGATGATCTTCTTATAGTGCTCATCTGCTTCCTCCATGTTGCTGCCATTTACCGATCTGTACTTTATTTCCGTCATGGAGGTTCATAA
- the LOC108987656 gene encoding thymidylate kinase isoform X2, protein MSVISHSPGPRKEYFLVSRNFGGSALGKLLKSQLNFPCKCPIRQIRMAAHNSILSESNSESRGALIVLEGLDRSGKTSQSSSLLKYLEGLGHSAELWRFPDRSTDVGQMISSYLTNKSQLDDHTVHILFSANRWEKRSLMETKLKSGTTLIVDRYSFSGVAFSSAKGLGIEWCKAPEVGLLAPDLVLYLDIQPEKAAERAGYGGERYEQLEFQRKVAQCYEVLCDASWKIIDACQPMEDIEKQLQEIVLDCVTICQKGKPLSNLWSS, encoded by the exons ATGTCTGTTATCTCACACTCTCCGGGGCCTCGTAA AGAATATTTTTTGGTCTCTAGGAATTTCGGAGGATCAGCACTAGGGAAGTTACTGAAATCTCAATTGAACTTTCCTTGCAAGTGTCCAATTAGGCAGATTCGAATGGCTGCTCACAATTCTATCCTAAGTGAAAGCAACAGTGAGTCGAGAGGTGCCTTGATTGTTCTAGAAGGCTTGGATCGTAGTGGGAAGACATCACAGTCTAGTAGCCTACTCAAATACTTGGAAGGACTGGGACATTCAGCTGAATTATGGCGGTTTCCTGACAGAAGTACAGATGTTGGGCAAATGATATCATCATATCTTACCAACAAATCACAATTGGATGATCATACAGTCCATATACTCTTTAGTGCAAATCGTTGGGAGAAAAG ATCATTGATGGAAACTAAACTGAAATCTGGAACCACCCTCATTGTTGACCGTTATTCTTTTTCTGGGGTGGCTTTCTCGTCTGCCAAGGGACTTGGCATTGAATGGTGTAAG GCACCGGAGGTTGGGTTGCTGGCTCCAGATCTGGTGCTGTACCTTGACATACAGCCAGAG AAAGCTGCAGAGAGAGCAGGATATGGAGGTGAGAGATATGAACAGCTTGAGTTTCAGAGGAAAGTTGCCCAATGCTATGAGGTCCTTTGTGATGCTTCCTGGAAG ATAATCGATGCCTGCCAACCAATGGAAGACATCGAGAAACAGCTCCAAGAGATTGTGTTGGATTGTGTCACGATATGCCAGAAAGGCAAGCCCCTTTCGAACCTCTGGTCAAGTTAA
- the LOC108987656 gene encoding thymidylate kinase isoform X8, whose amino-acid sequence MAAHNSILSESNSESRGALIVLEGLDRSGKTSQSSSLLKYLEGLGHSAELWRFPDRSTDVGQMISSYLTNKSQLDDHTVHILFSANRWEKRSLMETKLKSGTTLIVDRYSFSGVAFSSAKGLGIEWCKAPEVGLLAPDLVLYLDIQPEKAAERAGYGGERYEQLEFQRKVAQCYEVLCDASWKIIDACQPMEDIEKQLQEIVLDCVTICQKGKPLSNLWSS is encoded by the exons ATGGCTGCTCACAATTCTATCCTAAGTGAAAGCAACAGTGAGTCGAGAGGTGCCTTGATTGTTCTAGAAGGCTTGGATCGTAGTGGGAAGACATCACAGTCTAGTAGCCTACTCAAATACTTGGAAGGACTGGGACATTCAGCTGAATTATGGCGGTTTCCTGACAGAAGTACAGATGTTGGGCAAATGATATCATCATATCTTACCAACAAATCACAATTGGATGATCATACAGTCCATATACTCTTTAGTGCAAATCGTTGGGAGAAAAG ATCATTGATGGAAACTAAACTGAAATCTGGAACCACCCTCATTGTTGACCGTTATTCTTTTTCTGGGGTGGCTTTCTCGTCTGCCAAGGGACTTGGCATTGAATGGTGTAAG GCACCGGAGGTTGGGTTGCTGGCTCCAGATCTGGTGCTGTACCTTGACATACAGCCAGAG AAAGCTGCAGAGAGAGCAGGATATGGAGGTGAGAGATATGAACAGCTTGAGTTTCAGAGGAAAGTTGCCCAATGCTATGAGGTCCTTTGTGATGCTTCCTGGAAG ATAATCGATGCCTGCCAACCAATGGAAGACATCGAGAAACAGCTCCAAGAGATTGTGTTGGATTGTGTCACGATATGCCAGAAAGGCAAGCCCCTTTCGAACCTCTGGTCAAGTTAA
- the LOC108987677 gene encoding uncharacterized protein LOC108987677 isoform X2, whose protein sequence is MTCASTLILNSIATSSTTRLRQHLPTRNTLSPHFSHFLPFHSSSARATNIFRNSGLPLIKRRRLLPIASSLQLPLLPFNINEVLVPTERKTLHLYEARYLSLLDESLLRKKKLFVHFVLDPISISDLTGEASFAARYGCLILIENVERLDVGALVTIRGIGRTKILNFVKADPYLLGVVIPMQDQIPESSSKVSSKVLEVREAIYNLNSLEIKLKTPNEASLQTHITNSLLWAEKEPSFECDEDFIPSLAERVSFAALQPITGSTEAELLKLQRLKLEAMDLKDTYQRLEDSLEIVKENISMVAAKLAIQSLEIQ, encoded by the exons ATGACTTGTGCGAGTACTCTTATCCTCAACTCTATTGCTACCAGTAGTACAACTCGACTTCGACAACACCTCCCTACCCGAAACACGCTCAGCCCCCACTTCTCTCATTTCCTTCCTTTCCATTCTTCTTCTGCCAGAGCCACCAACATTTTTCGGAATTCCGGACTTCCTCTTATCAAACGACGCCGTCTGCTCCCTATTGCCAGCTCTCTTCAGCTTCCGCTTCTTCCCTTTAACATCAACGAG GTTCTTGTTCCAACCGAGCGTAAGACGCTACATTTATATGAAGCAAGATATTTATCCCTGCTGGATGAG TCGTTATTAAGAAAGAAGAAgctttttgtgcattttgtgttGGACCCAATTTCAATTAGTGATTTAACCGGTGAAGCATCATTTGCTGCTAGATATGGCTGTTTGATTCTTATAGAAAAC GTTGAACGCTTAGATGTTGGAGCATTGGTCACTATAAGGGGCATTGGTCGAACCAAGATTCTGAATTTTGTTAAG GCAGATCCTTACTTATTAGGTGTAGTCATACCAATGCAGGATCAGATTCCTGAAAGTTCAAGTAAAGTGAGCTCCAAAGTTCTGGAAGTAAGGGAAGCTATCTACAATTTGAATAGTTTGGAGATCAAACTGAAG ACCCCAAATGAAGCATCGTTGCAGACTCACATTACAAACTCTTTGTTGTGGGCTGAAAAGGAGCCATCCTTCGAGTGTGATGAAGATTTCATTCCGTCCCTGGCAGAGCGTGTATCCTTTGCAGCACTCCAGCCTATTACAG GATCAACTGAAGCAGAACTGCTGAAGTTACAACGACTGAAGCTAGAGGCCATGGATCTTAAAGACACGTATCAAAGGCTAGAAGATTCCCTAGAAATAGTTAAAGAGAATATTTCCATGGTTGCAGCCAAGCTCGCTATACAATCATTGGAGATACAATAG
- the LOC108987656 gene encoding thymidylate kinase isoform X1 yields MTHVCYLTLSGASEYFLVSRNFGGSALGKLLKSQLNFPCKCPIRQIRMAAHNSILSESNSESRGALIVLEGLDRSGKTSQSSSLLKYLEGLGHSAELWRFPDRSTDVGQMISSYLTNKSQLDDHTVHILFSANRWEKRSLMETKLKSGTTLIVDRYSFSGVAFSSAKGLGIEWCKAPEVGLLAPDLVLYLDIQPEKAAERAGYGGERYEQLEFQRKVAQCYEVLCDASWKIIDACQPMEDIEKQLQEIVLDCVTICQKGKPLSNLWSS; encoded by the exons ATGACCCATGTCTGTTATCTCACACTCTCCGGGGCCTC AGAATATTTTTTGGTCTCTAGGAATTTCGGAGGATCAGCACTAGGGAAGTTACTGAAATCTCAATTGAACTTTCCTTGCAAGTGTCCAATTAGGCAGATTCGAATGGCTGCTCACAATTCTATCCTAAGTGAAAGCAACAGTGAGTCGAGAGGTGCCTTGATTGTTCTAGAAGGCTTGGATCGTAGTGGGAAGACATCACAGTCTAGTAGCCTACTCAAATACTTGGAAGGACTGGGACATTCAGCTGAATTATGGCGGTTTCCTGACAGAAGTACAGATGTTGGGCAAATGATATCATCATATCTTACCAACAAATCACAATTGGATGATCATACAGTCCATATACTCTTTAGTGCAAATCGTTGGGAGAAAAG ATCATTGATGGAAACTAAACTGAAATCTGGAACCACCCTCATTGTTGACCGTTATTCTTTTTCTGGGGTGGCTTTCTCGTCTGCCAAGGGACTTGGCATTGAATGGTGTAAG GCACCGGAGGTTGGGTTGCTGGCTCCAGATCTGGTGCTGTACCTTGACATACAGCCAGAG AAAGCTGCAGAGAGAGCAGGATATGGAGGTGAGAGATATGAACAGCTTGAGTTTCAGAGGAAAGTTGCCCAATGCTATGAGGTCCTTTGTGATGCTTCCTGGAAG ATAATCGATGCCTGCCAACCAATGGAAGACATCGAGAAACAGCTCCAAGAGATTGTGTTGGATTGTGTCACGATATGCCAGAAAGGCAAGCCCCTTTCGAACCTCTGGTCAAGTTAA
- the LOC108987656 gene encoding thymidylate kinase isoform X4, translating into MSVISHSPGPRKNFGGSALGKLLKSQLNFPCKCPIRQIRMAAHNSILSESNSESRGALIVLEGLDRSGKTSQSSSLLKYLEGLGHSAELWRFPDRSTDVGQMISSYLTNKSQLDDHTVHILFSANRWEKRSLMETKLKSGTTLIVDRYSFSGVAFSSAKGLGIEWCKAPEVGLLAPDLVLYLDIQPEKAAERAGYGGERYEQLEFQRKVAQCYEVLCDASWKIIDACQPMEDIEKQLQEIVLDCVTICQKGKPLSNLWSS; encoded by the exons ATGTCTGTTATCTCACACTCTCCGGGGCCTCGTAA GAATTTCGGAGGATCAGCACTAGGGAAGTTACTGAAATCTCAATTGAACTTTCCTTGCAAGTGTCCAATTAGGCAGATTCGAATGGCTGCTCACAATTCTATCCTAAGTGAAAGCAACAGTGAGTCGAGAGGTGCCTTGATTGTTCTAGAAGGCTTGGATCGTAGTGGGAAGACATCACAGTCTAGTAGCCTACTCAAATACTTGGAAGGACTGGGACATTCAGCTGAATTATGGCGGTTTCCTGACAGAAGTACAGATGTTGGGCAAATGATATCATCATATCTTACCAACAAATCACAATTGGATGATCATACAGTCCATATACTCTTTAGTGCAAATCGTTGGGAGAAAAG ATCATTGATGGAAACTAAACTGAAATCTGGAACCACCCTCATTGTTGACCGTTATTCTTTTTCTGGGGTGGCTTTCTCGTCTGCCAAGGGACTTGGCATTGAATGGTGTAAG GCACCGGAGGTTGGGTTGCTGGCTCCAGATCTGGTGCTGTACCTTGACATACAGCCAGAG AAAGCTGCAGAGAGAGCAGGATATGGAGGTGAGAGATATGAACAGCTTGAGTTTCAGAGGAAAGTTGCCCAATGCTATGAGGTCCTTTGTGATGCTTCCTGGAAG ATAATCGATGCCTGCCAACCAATGGAAGACATCGAGAAACAGCTCCAAGAGATTGTGTTGGATTGTGTCACGATATGCCAGAAAGGCAAGCCCCTTTCGAACCTCTGGTCAAGTTAA
- the LOC108987673 gene encoding E3 ubiquitin-protein ligase RNF170 isoform X5: protein MLVWHHGSALQPCRCPLCRRQITLLIPGEASLRQRHDPEAAEILEKVETYNRLFGGGTNGLVQRMRDLPFLLRRLLQELLDPRRSLPLVIRARVYIAMFLSAVYIVSPVDIIPEGILGIVGLLDDLLIVLICFLHVAAIYRSVLYFRHGGS from the exons ATGCTTGTTTGGCATCATGGATCAGCACTCCAGCCGTGTAGATGTCCTCTGTGTCGCCGTCAAATTACCTTGTTGATTCCTGGAGAAGCTTCATTAAGGCAGCGACATGACCCTGAGGCTGCTGAGATTCTAGAAAAGGTTGAAACATACAATCGGCTTTTTGGTGGGGGTACCAATGGTCTTGTTCAG AGAATGCGGGATCTTCCGTTTCTCCTCCGAAGGTTATTACAAGAACTGCTTGATCCTCGGAGATCCCTTCCTCTTGTTATCAGAGCCCGTGTCTACATAGCA ATGTTTCTAAGTGCTGTCTATATAGTCAGCCCCGTTGACATCATTCCAGAAG GAATATTGGGAATAGTTGGCCTCTTGGATGATCTTCTTATAGTGCTCATCTGCTTCCTCCATGTTGCTGCCATTTACCGATCTGTACTTTATTTCCGTCATGGAGGTTCATAA
- the LOC108987656 gene encoding thymidylate kinase isoform X5, whose amino-acid sequence MIREYFLVSRNFGGSALGKLLKSQLNFPCKCPIRQIRMAAHNSILSESNSESRGALIVLEGLDRSGKTSQSSSLLKYLEGLGHSAELWRFPDRSTDVGQMISSYLTNKSQLDDHTVHILFSANRWEKRSLMETKLKSGTTLIVDRYSFSGVAFSSAKGLGIEWCKAPEVGLLAPDLVLYLDIQPEKAAERAGYGGERYEQLEFQRKVAQCYEVLCDASWKIIDACQPMEDIEKQLQEIVLDCVTICQKGKPLSNLWSS is encoded by the exons atgattcg AGAATATTTTTTGGTCTCTAGGAATTTCGGAGGATCAGCACTAGGGAAGTTACTGAAATCTCAATTGAACTTTCCTTGCAAGTGTCCAATTAGGCAGATTCGAATGGCTGCTCACAATTCTATCCTAAGTGAAAGCAACAGTGAGTCGAGAGGTGCCTTGATTGTTCTAGAAGGCTTGGATCGTAGTGGGAAGACATCACAGTCTAGTAGCCTACTCAAATACTTGGAAGGACTGGGACATTCAGCTGAATTATGGCGGTTTCCTGACAGAAGTACAGATGTTGGGCAAATGATATCATCATATCTTACCAACAAATCACAATTGGATGATCATACAGTCCATATACTCTTTAGTGCAAATCGTTGGGAGAAAAG ATCATTGATGGAAACTAAACTGAAATCTGGAACCACCCTCATTGTTGACCGTTATTCTTTTTCTGGGGTGGCTTTCTCGTCTGCCAAGGGACTTGGCATTGAATGGTGTAAG GCACCGGAGGTTGGGTTGCTGGCTCCAGATCTGGTGCTGTACCTTGACATACAGCCAGAG AAAGCTGCAGAGAGAGCAGGATATGGAGGTGAGAGATATGAACAGCTTGAGTTTCAGAGGAAAGTTGCCCAATGCTATGAGGTCCTTTGTGATGCTTCCTGGAAG ATAATCGATGCCTGCCAACCAATGGAAGACATCGAGAAACAGCTCCAAGAGATTGTGTTGGATTGTGTCACGATATGCCAGAAAGGCAAGCCCCTTTCGAACCTCTGGTCAAGTTAA
- the LOC108987656 gene encoding thymidylate kinase isoform X7 yields the protein MSVISHSPGPRKQIRMAAHNSILSESNSESRGALIVLEGLDRSGKTSQSSSLLKYLEGLGHSAELWRFPDRSTDVGQMISSYLTNKSQLDDHTVHILFSANRWEKRSLMETKLKSGTTLIVDRYSFSGVAFSSAKGLGIEWCKAPEVGLLAPDLVLYLDIQPEKAAERAGYGGERYEQLEFQRKVAQCYEVLCDASWKIIDACQPMEDIEKQLQEIVLDCVTICQKGKPLSNLWSS from the exons ATGTCTGTTATCTCACACTCTCCGGGGCCTCGTAA GCAGATTCGAATGGCTGCTCACAATTCTATCCTAAGTGAAAGCAACAGTGAGTCGAGAGGTGCCTTGATTGTTCTAGAAGGCTTGGATCGTAGTGGGAAGACATCACAGTCTAGTAGCCTACTCAAATACTTGGAAGGACTGGGACATTCAGCTGAATTATGGCGGTTTCCTGACAGAAGTACAGATGTTGGGCAAATGATATCATCATATCTTACCAACAAATCACAATTGGATGATCATACAGTCCATATACTCTTTAGTGCAAATCGTTGGGAGAAAAG ATCATTGATGGAAACTAAACTGAAATCTGGAACCACCCTCATTGTTGACCGTTATTCTTTTTCTGGGGTGGCTTTCTCGTCTGCCAAGGGACTTGGCATTGAATGGTGTAAG GCACCGGAGGTTGGGTTGCTGGCTCCAGATCTGGTGCTGTACCTTGACATACAGCCAGAG AAAGCTGCAGAGAGAGCAGGATATGGAGGTGAGAGATATGAACAGCTTGAGTTTCAGAGGAAAGTTGCCCAATGCTATGAGGTCCTTTGTGATGCTTCCTGGAAG ATAATCGATGCCTGCCAACCAATGGAAGACATCGAGAAACAGCTCCAAGAGATTGTGTTGGATTGTGTCACGATATGCCAGAAAGGCAAGCCCCTTTCGAACCTCTGGTCAAGTTAA
- the LOC108987677 gene encoding uncharacterized protein LOC108987677 isoform X1, protein MTCASTLILNSIATSSTTRLRQHLPTRNTLSPHFSHFLPFHSSSARATNIFRNSGLPLIKRRRLLPIASSLQLPLLPFNINEVLVPTERKTLHLYEARYLSLLDESLLRKKKLFVHFVLDPISISDLTGEASFAARYGCLILIENVERLDVGALVTIRGIGRTKILNFVKADPYLLGVVIPMQDQIPESSSKVSSKVLEVREAIYNLNSLEIKLKQTPNEASLQTHITNSLLWAEKEPSFECDEDFIPSLAERVSFAALQPITGSTEAELLKLQRLKLEAMDLKDTYQRLEDSLEIVKENISMVAAKLAIQSLEIQ, encoded by the exons ATGACTTGTGCGAGTACTCTTATCCTCAACTCTATTGCTACCAGTAGTACAACTCGACTTCGACAACACCTCCCTACCCGAAACACGCTCAGCCCCCACTTCTCTCATTTCCTTCCTTTCCATTCTTCTTCTGCCAGAGCCACCAACATTTTTCGGAATTCCGGACTTCCTCTTATCAAACGACGCCGTCTGCTCCCTATTGCCAGCTCTCTTCAGCTTCCGCTTCTTCCCTTTAACATCAACGAG GTTCTTGTTCCAACCGAGCGTAAGACGCTACATTTATATGAAGCAAGATATTTATCCCTGCTGGATGAG TCGTTATTAAGAAAGAAGAAgctttttgtgcattttgtgttGGACCCAATTTCAATTAGTGATTTAACCGGTGAAGCATCATTTGCTGCTAGATATGGCTGTTTGATTCTTATAGAAAAC GTTGAACGCTTAGATGTTGGAGCATTGGTCACTATAAGGGGCATTGGTCGAACCAAGATTCTGAATTTTGTTAAG GCAGATCCTTACTTATTAGGTGTAGTCATACCAATGCAGGATCAGATTCCTGAAAGTTCAAGTAAAGTGAGCTCCAAAGTTCTGGAAGTAAGGGAAGCTATCTACAATTTGAATAGTTTGGAGATCAAACTGAAG CAGACCCCAAATGAAGCATCGTTGCAGACTCACATTACAAACTCTTTGTTGTGGGCTGAAAAGGAGCCATCCTTCGAGTGTGATGAAGATTTCATTCCGTCCCTGGCAGAGCGTGTATCCTTTGCAGCACTCCAGCCTATTACAG GATCAACTGAAGCAGAACTGCTGAAGTTACAACGACTGAAGCTAGAGGCCATGGATCTTAAAGACACGTATCAAAGGCTAGAAGATTCCCTAGAAATAGTTAAAGAGAATATTTCCATGGTTGCAGCCAAGCTCGCTATACAATCATTGGAGATACAATAG